Part of the Juglans regia cultivar Chandler chromosome 14, Walnut 2.0, whole genome shotgun sequence genome, CCAGgttattatgtataaattttaagaaattagatAGCCTATGCAGAATTTGGAATTTTGTACCCACAATTCTTTTGCATTTGACCAATGCTTGAACTGTCTGAGCcaaataaatatcttttttgaatttttattgattgTATATGAAAAGTTTTTCTCTTGGAAATAATTGTATATTGTGCATGCTTTACTACAGTTAGGCTTGCACTTGTTTTTCCCTTGATGCATAGGCTTCACAAGGCCTTTGCACTCAAGTACACTTTGGGCTTTTAACAACAATGAATATGTCCAAGGCATTTAGAATGGGAACTCATCTACATGAAGGCTACTTGGAAACGTGAAGCTTCTTTGTAGGATTGTTTGTAGCATTAGCTTTCAAATTATATCGATTTGTGTGGAACACAATGAATCAGCACATCCTATGCCTCAACGAGACTTGGAATATATCAGAGAATAATTGAAGTGTTTAGATTTGGTTTAGGAGCCTGTATATCTGTCATTCTTAGCCCATTTTGACCTTTGACTGGTGTTTTGGTATGCCAGAATGTTTATGTTGGCCCTTCATTGTGTTGTGTAATCCACCAGAAGTGGTTGAATATCTCCAAAGCCTTGGACTGGCTCCTGTTCCTTgctactctctctctccgtgCCTATGTGGTTGCATGAGcatggggtttttttttatttttttatataggtaacaTGAGCGTctgtttttttataggaaaaagtCTAATCTCCCATCTGATTGAATATGATCAACCCCAATAAGACGAAATCTTCTATGCCCCATCTTCAAGCTATGTGcaatttgatattttgaatTCTTTGATCGTTAACATTGCAGCTCTCACAGCTCACTGTGATGCGAACAATTTCCTTTTATACTCTTTGGCACGGCACCATTCCTTAAAGATTCTCATtgtattacttatcaaaaaaagattcTCATTGCATAGATTCAAGTTCAGAAGGGTTGTGGCATCTTATGTAGAACTTTAGTGACAATTGTTCCTATACCCACAGCGTACCTTAGCAACCCAAGCTTCTTGGTGCTGTGTCGTGATAGAAGCTTATATGCATTGAAATTTTCCACGGAAATATGCACCTTCCTTTGACTCAGTAGTTGAAGAATGGATTGGTATTGTGCGTGTTCTTCTTTATTGTTGTCAAGCTCATTGCTTGTGGGTGTCAAATATGGTTATTGACGGTTAGAATTAGAGTGGTTAAAAGCAGCAGTATGAAAAGTTCCTTTGTAACGCTTCTTTGCAGAAACTTTCCTCGTATGGCATATGACTCTGAGCATTCTTGATGTGTGCATTCATGTAGTGCTTGATTTGGTTGACAAGAAAACAGATGAATGAGTTCGGATGGTGGCATTGAAGTGAACTTGCAACCTAACTAGTATTATATCCTTTCCAATTCCATTGAGGGATTTCGGCCGCACTCAATTTACATTTAAGTGTATCGTTTGGAAtgggaatattttttatagagaaatTCTACATGTGGGAAGGCCACTTATGTGAAATGGACAGACCACTAACAAGTGGTGTCCACCTCACTTACCAACATCTCTCACTCGCCCACAGTGGGCATGACCCCAGATTTACATCTCTTTAGtattctcaatcttgttcatacaagTAAATAGGCTGCGTGATCACTAATCACATTTATAAAAGAAAGGTAGAAGTactataccaaatctctctTTGAGAAGATCATCATAGTTACATTCTTTATGTGTCTTGTCATGTCCTAGACTCATTCAATCGCATCAGATAAAGCATTTTCGAACCCTCTTTGAGTTTAAAAAACTAAGAACAATGCTTGACTtcctataaattatttcaatgtaTTCACAACTTTAGTTGCCACCAATGCATAGCATCTTAGATCAATGTCGGCAAACACCATTGAAGATATAATGtcgaatagttatttttttgtacTGTTTGTTTCAAATCAATTTTGTAATGTCCGTTTTGAAAACTGAATTAGCTCcgtttatcaaaaaaaaaaaaaaaagggttgtcAGGTACATGTCACAGATTCTTAGGAACACGTCGAGTGATGATGACTGCTGGGTTAAAGCATTTTGGGGGCCTCTAATCCTGCTTATCGAAAGCAGTAAAACATTAGAACCCTCTCTTCATGGGGTGAATTGGAAGGAAGGAATTTACGGGtgaattaattaagaaagtcTAAAGGTGAAATCATAGTTACATAATGGAAAAACTCTGGAATTCACTGTTCACGATTTCAttgctccaaaaaaaaaaaaaaaaaacagtgacGATTTGTGAAAAAAGTTCACTTTAAGAGGATTCAACGGAAAATGAGTTGGTGACAACCTTTTTGTTGAAAAGAAAGtaaataatgagaaaatatgaGCTGTTGTTTTTCCTTTATTGAACTGTTGTAACAATTGTCAATAGGAGACAGCCATATCTGATCAGATCAGATGTAGAGCAATAGCACAGTTTTTTCATTCCACGATATCGAAATGTCTCGAGTCATGAATTTTGTTAGAAAAGAACAACTCAAATtaactcaattcagttcaatattTATATGCAGTCTAAATGGAcattaataatgaattaaaaataaatttatttctttttttttgaaattttttgtgcctttttcGGTTTTTCCTCTATTAGAAAGaaagtctcatttgttttcaataaacttctcaactcatctcatataatcattataactttctcaaatttttatataaaataaaataaataatttaatttttttaaatattaaaataaaattaatattaaaaaaatatattataataatatttatttaactttttaactttaattttaatttattttatttcattttatcttctcaatttctaatttctaacCCCTCAAGATTCAAATTAAAAACCTTCCACTTCTGTCCAGGTATTACGAAAAAGTTGGACATCTCAATGAAAACAGTGTGTTCATCATCGAGTGGACAACATAAGTTTCATACTACGGTTTGACCAAAATATAAACACAGTCGTCCCTCGCCATTGGACttgcagaatttttttttgtttttggcctctaattccaaaaattattacaaagaaaaaagaaaaatagtagcTTGAAAGATCTGGGTATAGAAGCAACCTATGATGTTTCTAGTAATCGCACAACTCCACATGATCTCTTTCGATACAAGTGGTTGAAAATAACATGCCACGTAAAAAAGATGAcaaatcaaaccaaaacaccCTTCCTTTCCCTCTAAAAGCAAACAAACCGACACTGTCAAATAGGGATATGATGGATACTGGGTTGTCCAGATGGAACCATTTGGAGGAGTTGCTTAATTGAAAACATGGGGTCAGTCTCATATATCACATGATTACATCGCACTATTGCCTTGCTTTATTTCTCGACCATAAGAATAAATGAGGGTCCCCCTGTTAATGAAACTTCGCCCACCTTTGGAGAAAATTCTTTGAAAAGCCAGGTAGGTATTTCGTATTTGCCCTTGTGTCCGTTATGGATTCACCACTATCAATAAAGCAAGACcacaaatatttaaaaccaTGCACAAAAAGTTAAGTTTGGACTGCATCCATCACTAGGACTTGAGTACAAAAAAAATGAGCGGGACACATCAAGGAGATTTGTGTTCACTGTTCATCACAAGCTGCTAGAAGCATCCCTCGAATCTAGGGAATGGACAAAAATGGGGATGAAAGAACTAAGAATCTGGTTGAGAGCAGTGAGCTAAGAGATCAAAGATTCAGCCTGTCAAAGGAAAATGATCAACTTGCAACCATTTTACGACCCTATAGGAAATGGAGGATAACTTTGcaaaattgaaattcatttttaatgaagttcaaTGATTGCATTGGTTGATTCAAAATAGGCTAAAAAAAGTTGTAGTTGTATCATTACTTGCTGTCAAGATAGGGCCAATAACTAATACAAAAATAGCAGTTAAATAAGTACGGGTAGCTTGTAAGGATAATGTTCAAAATCAGATCATAACTTGCGATGTTGTTCTACTTGCATCATTGTGAACAATATCACACTCGCTACAACCTGTTTGTGCCTAAACCAGGATGAGTATATGGTGATATACGATCAATGACACCTCTAATAAACCCGCTATTCATCTATCTAAATTTCGAAGAGGccttaattaataagaaaatccAATAAAGGTATACGTTGGCTCATATCAAGACCTTCGAATATGGTCGTGATCCTTTCAAGGTATCTTGATATCACCAGGTTTAAAACCATAGAAAACCGAACTGGAacaaatcaataaaacatgattGTGAGTAAAACAATCAGAGAAGAACATGTAAAACAATACCAGAAAATTGTATTTGATGTTTTTGTGTGTGGGGGAAAAAAAAGTGATCAAGCATATACAACAAACACAGCAAATATAAAGAGTTAGGGAGAACGACACTTACAAGGACACATACAACAGCAAAAAAAGGCAGATtatcaataaatacaaaaatcaagcATAAGATGCCATGGGAAATCTGGCAATGTGTTTTCATTGTTCTTGTTGCTGATGCTGCTcctgctgttgctgctgctgctgtggCTGCTGCAGCTCTGGCAGTTGCTGCTGTTGCTCACCTTGCCATACCCAAACAATATCTCTTAGAGCAGGCTTTATATTCTCTTTCACCATTTGCTGATATTCTATGGTATCTCCATTTGCTTTCTTAACCTCCACCAAATGAAAAGATGGAGTGACCTCAAAGATCTCTGCATCAATGGACAATATCCCCTTCCTACCTTCCTTCATTCCCTCCAACTTTAACAAACCTGCCTCCTTCTTCATCACTTTCATCCTCAGATGCTTGGCAATTTCTTCCAGCTTAGATATGATGACTGAGGCAGGTTTTCTGGAAGTAAACCTTTCTTCTCTCCTTTGACAATCTACTTCAAATAAGCCAGAAAGATCAAACCCAGCTGATAGGGAAATGATATCAAAAGCATTCAAGCTTGAAGGTCTAGCTAACTCTTGCTTTGAGTCAGCAGTCATACTGCTATTCTCACAGGGACCAGAAGCATTCAGATCTGAAGGAGTTACAGATTTAATATGTTTAGAGTTCAGTCCTTTTCTGACCCATGAACTTTCCTTGATCTTTTCTATGGAAGCCCTAGTACTGGGGTTTGGATCCAACATCTTCAACAGCAGCCTGCGCACTTCTGGTGGGAACCAATTAGGGCACCTATATTCTGATTTTCCAATCTTCCGATACATCTCCATCAAATTTGAATCATGAAACGGGAGATAACCAGCCAAAAGGACATAGAGAACCACTCCACAAGACCAAATATCAGCTTTGGCCCCATCGTAGCCTTTCCTGTTAATGACCTCAGGAGCGACATAAGCAGGAGTGCCACAGGTGGTATGGAGTAGTCCATCTTGGCGCTTGGATTCAGCAAGGGCACTTAACCCAAAATCAGAGACTTTTAGATCCTCGTTTTCATCCAGTAATAGATTCTCCGGCTTTATATCCCGATGATAAACACCCCGACTGTGACAGAAATCAACGGCATCAATTAGCTGCCTAAAATATTTTCGTGCAACATCCTCCTTTAGCCTTCCTTTAGCCACCTTGTCAAACAGTTCACCCCCTTTGGCATATTCCATGACAAAGTAAATCTTGGTCTTGGTGGCCATGACCTCATAGAGCTGTATGATATAGGGGTGTCTAACCAGTCTCATAACAGATACTTCTCGCTTGATCTGCTCAATGAGCCCAACCTTCAACACCTTTTCTTTGTCTATTACCTTAATGGCCACGCTCTGATTATTTCTTATACTCCTCGCATAATAAACCTTCGCAAAAGTGCCTTGGCCCAGTAGTCTCCCTAATTCATATCTTTGCATCAACACCTTCGAGTTATTTTCCATCGAAAACTTTactaatgcaaaacaaaaccacAATATTTACTCCTGCCAACACAAGTAATCTAAAGTACAGGGCAGGAAGTATATTAGTAGTGCTCAACCATCTTCACAAAGATCAACAACAGGCATTCTACCATGGCGAGTAGGCCCATCTTGCTTTTGGGAACACCGAGCATATGAACTTTTAATTCCACATCCTGTCtcaccaagaacaaagaagGATTTCTCTAGTAATTTGACAATCTCTTTGACTTCAGAGACAGAATTCAAAATCGTCAGGCACATCTTTCAGCATTCCCCGGGTTCTCCCTTTACACACAAGATCATCTAGAGGATGCTGAAAGCGTACATGCAGGACCTTCAgtagaaaactgaaaaattcAGCACAAAATCAACGTCAGTCAACTTCAAAACTCACGaccaagagagaaaaaaaatgcagaaacagGAACAAGAACAACAACCTTCAGACACTCTTCAAAGAAGATAACAGACATAGACATCACTAAAACACTGAACCCCAAATACTCTAAACCCAAACTAACAAATAAACCTAGTCTAAAAATTTACCATATAACTTAATAATGAAAGAACAAGATACCACAAAAATTCTGAGAAAGCTGCTTCAAAGTTCATACTTATTAGCAGAGAAGATTTTGGAGAGATTGATACCtatggaagaagatgaagaatccCATTATCCTTAAACAAAAAACTACAAATCCGGATAAGAAAACATTGCGATGTAGTCGGCTATAACTCTTAACCACAAATTCCACAAAACAACAGCGACGACGACGACGATTTCTAAACACAGGTTGCGaccaatataaataaaaaagatatttcaACAAACAAAATCCGTCGGACTAAGCAGGAACAACatatatttgaatgaaaatCGATCATTTAAACAGAAcctccttgaaaaaaaaaaatttaaaaatttgaaaaattgaaaaaaaaaaaaaaaaaaaaaaacccattaaaTTTTGATACAAGACGAAAATCCAAACTAAAAAGGAGGGAAGTGAATTACCTTTTAGTTTGAGAAGAGAAGCGCTCCCTGAGATCCGAGAAAACCACCAGAAAAACACGATAAAGAGAGGATTTTGAAATGTCTTAAATTTTGAGAGGTTTTTCATTACATGCTACTTTAGGGCAATTGAAGATACTCCGAGGCAGGCGCGCCCATTCTGAGATCCACAAGCTTCtttaattcttgtttttaatattcttatatattattattacttgatCTCAAGTGCTTGCGTCACGGTGAAGCTCACAGCTGTCAGCTAGtggttggtttttcttttctatttttgagttCATAGTGGttggtttatgattttatcgACTATTTAAGGTTAGATTTGGAgagtgggatgagatacaaaattttcatctcatctttatatattttttaaattttcatataaaatataataaataattcaactttttcaaatctcaattcaacttttttcaaatctcaatttaattttttcaaatcataatacaataataatactaacataatattttaaacactaaaataaaacataaaattttcatctcactctccaaacctgtcctaaaagacttaaatataaaatcagaatttttacttctatacaaaaaaataaaatcacatctaAGAGTAGTATTATATGTgcatacaaatttatttataattttatgtataaaatctattttattaactttttttttaatttaaattttaaattttaattatcataatttt contains:
- the LOC108996954 gene encoding CBL-interacting serine/threonine-protein kinase 10; this encodes MENNSKVLMQRYELGRLLGQGTFAKVYYARSIRNNQSVAIKVIDKEKVLKVGLIEQIKREVSVMRLVRHPYIIQLYEVMATKTKIYFVMEYAKGGELFDKVAKGRLKEDVARKYFRQLIDAVDFCHSRGVYHRDIKPENLLLDENEDLKVSDFGLSALAESKRQDGLLHTTCGTPAYVAPEVINRKGYDGAKADIWSCGVVLYVLLAGYLPFHDSNLMEMYRKIGKSEYRCPNWFPPEVRRLLLKMLDPNPSTRASIEKIKESSWVRKGLNSKHIKSVTPSDLNASGPCENSSMTADSKQELARPSSLNAFDIISLSAGFDLSGLFEVDCQRREERFTSRKPASVIISKLEEIAKHLRMKVMKKEAGLLKLEGMKEGRKGILSIDAEIFEVTPSFHLVEVKKANGDTIEYQQMVKENIKPALRDIVWVWQGEQQQQLPELQQPQQQQQQQEQHQQQEQ